CTCTCGGTGACATGAAGGGACAAAGGCCGGGTCTGCCCATGGAGAGTCAACTCCCCCTGCACCAGCCACTCTCGTTTGTCTCCGCTGTCCCCACGTGGCTCCACGGATCGGGAAGTAAAGCGGATTTCAGGATAGTGCTCAACGTCCAGGACCTCGGGGCCCACCATTCTGGTCTGCACTTCTTGGCGCTTGGCCGGATCCAGACTCAAGTCAATGACCTTGAGGTCCGCGGAACGAATGGTCAGTTCGACCTTTCTGGCATCCTGATCCAGGCGGCCCGAAGCAATCGTGCCCGAAATGTCATGATTGTCTGCAAACGCAGAGAACAAGCCTGACTTGAAGACGCGAATAGTGATGGTAGAACGCTCGGTATCAATAGCTCGAGGCGCAGCGAAGAGGGAATTCGCCGCCAACAGCAAAACAACTACAAAAGGCAGTTGGGGCCTGCGCCAGAATGTCATTACTGGCCGGAATCGAGGCGTGCCAGTTCGCGTGCGAACAGGGGATTTCCGGGAAAGTCGTCTCGCAAGCTTGCAAGCAACACTCGCGCGGATTGGGGTTGCTTATCCCGTAAATAAGCGATGGCAAGAAGTATGCGCGCAAACGGAGCCAGGTAGTGACCTTTTTCTGCCGCCAGCCGCAACTCTGAAATTCCCTGCTGCTTATCGCCGGCAAAGCCACCCAGCCGCAACATCCACCGGAAAGGCGCCGAGAGGCTGCCGATCAGATACTGACTGATACCAGTCGCGACGTATGCGTCGTAGCAGTCCGGGCATACTTTCAGCAGACGCTGTGCAGACTCAGTGGCCTGCTTGGTGTAAGTCAGCGATGCCGTATTTTTCTTTTCGATGAGTGCCGAGTAATCGGCATTCAGCCCCGAAGTCAAGGTAGAGGCGAATAATGCACCCTGATCATTAGCGTTGGTCTTTAGCCGCTGGTCAGCCAGGGTCTGAGCGCGTTGCAGAGCCGCATGGAATCGCTCACGGATCATTGGATCCGGAGTCAGTTTGCTCCTTGAGCTAAAGCTGGAATCCTTGACGAACATCTGCGCCTGCAAAATCCCCAGGCGATTCATCTCGGAGAACAAGCAGCCTGCGGCTTCGGAAACTGGACCTAGCGGGTCATCGGGATGTTGATGCTGATAATCACTGAATTGCTGTTGCGCCGAGTCGAAATCCAGGTTGTACAGAAGGCGAAAGCCCTGGTCCAGGAGCGGGACATAGGTATCGACCGCCAGCGCGGGCAGGGCCGCCATCAGCATGCCAAGCAAGGAAAGGAGAAAGATTCGTTTTGCGGCCATAAAGTAAGAATCCAGCGTCACCCTGGACTTCTCAGGATCCCCACGTTACATACTTAAACCCGGCCAACGGTACAGAGACTCTAAGCTATCTCTGACCTCTGCGCAACTAGCTTCTCGTATCGGTTAGGCACCGTCGTACTGGCGGGGGTGCTGCTAAAGTAATCTGCAATGTTTGATGCGTTTCGACGCACGATCCGTCAGATCCCCAAGGGAAAAGTGTCCAGTTACGGCGCCATTGCCCATGCAGCAGGATATCCCGGTTCCGCGCGGCAGGTTGCTTGGGCGCTCCATGTCTCCGATGGCCTGCCCTGGCATCGCGTTGTCGGGTCGGGTGGAAAAATTTTGCTTACCGGCCATTCCGCACAGGAACAACGCCTGCGGCTGGAGATGGAAGGCGTAGTTTTTGCTGGTGCCCGTATCCCTATGAAAATGTATGAGTTCAAATTCCTCAGCGGGCAGCAACAGAAGAAGAAGAGGAAGAGGAAATCCAAGGGGAAGAAACAAGGGTCAATCGGGAGTGGGCCTGGGCGAAGCTTACGGTCCGGCCGGAGCCTCTAGAAGTCCTGCCCCTTGGCGGGATCGAACGGCATGATTCGCCAGAAGATTGGCTTCCCGGTTCAACTCGCGGGGAATATGAGTTATGTAGAACTCCAGGAACCGAGCCAGCCTGCGGCAGGTCCAATTCAGGGAATATAGGCGTGGGCTGTTGCAGGCGTACTCGCCGGTCATTTGCTTTACTACCAGTTCCGAATCCGAAAACACCCGCAGGACGGTTGCTCTAAGCACAAGGGCGTGCTGCAAAACCTCCAGCAGCGCTACGTATTCAGCGACGTTGTTGTCCTGGTGACCAATCCACTTGGAGATGCGGAGGCGCTCGCCGCCGGGATGCTCAATGACGATTCCGATACCGGAAGGCCCCGGGCTCCCGTGCGAACCGCCATCGATGTACGCCGTTAAATCTGACATACGGCTCGTTCTGCACACAATGCAGTAAGCGCGTCGCTGGGTCAAGAGATTCGTTTGTTGATATCTGGGTTTCATGATTGTGCAAATCGTTGTGGATAATCAGGTAAATACAATTTCCCATTCTGGCAAGCCTGTATTTTTGTGTGAATTGCACAGCACGGATGGCATCCACAAACAATTGCCATTTGCACAAATCTTGGGTCTTGACATCGCGTCACGATGAATTAGGATTCGGCGCGTCGACGGTCGAAAGGGTCAGCTTCAATAAACAGTAGCTGGTCCGAAGTAGACTGAGTGATTCGGTGCGGTGGAGCAATCCACTGGACGCCCAAACCCGAAAAAACCGACGGCTCTGCGAGGAGACCGTTGGGGTTGGGGACTGCGAAAGCGGTGATCGCATCAGGGGCTGTGACGGTACATGTCTCCACGTTGTTGACTCCCTCGCAGGAGTTGGCGGCTAGAGCATAACCAATGTCACAGCCTTTCTAATTTTTCCCGCCTTTTTCTGATCCTGACCGCTTACGACTACGATTTAACCCGATTATCAGTTCCCTCTGATGCTACTCGTAGCGAAGAGCCTGTATTGGATCCAGCCTCGCCGCCCGCGCCGCCGGATACACTCCCGCCACCAGGCTCACAATGATCGCGAAACCTATTGCACCCGCAACCAGCCACCACGGTACCGCCCAGAAGGTGTCGCCAGTGAGATCGCGGCTGCGCAAATAGGCATTGGTTCCAGCATTGATGAGCCGGCCAATTGCCCATCCGAAGGCTACCCCGATCACCCCGCCAATGAATCCCATGGCTCCTGCCTCGGCAAAGAACAAGCGACGCACGTCGGCCTGGCTGGCGCCCACGGCTTTCATCACGCCGATCTCATGGCGTCTCTCGAGGATCGCCATAACCAGCGTGTTGACAATCCCCAACGAAGCTACCGCCAGCGCCAGGCTTCCGAAAATGCCTAGAAACAGGTCTACTACGGTAAAGAAGCGCCGCAAGCTGCGGCTCGCGTCCAGCATGGAGAAGGCGGAAAAGCCCATCTTCTTGACCGCGTCTTCCACCGCTTCCACTTGAGAGGGTTTGCCAACTCGCGCGGTGAGCGCGAGAAACGTCATGCCACTGGAGGTTGAGCGTGCGATCTCTCGCAAGTCCGATCCCAGCATAATGTTCATGCTTTGGGCGAGCTGAGTCGGTATGAAGACCCGCGCGCGATTTGTGCCTCGCAGGGCTGGCTCGGGTTCCCCTTCCATCACACCTACGATCTTCAACCGCTGCTGCTTTCTGACAATGGAGAACCCGGACGAGAACAACTGCTCCGTTGCCTCACCCGAGCCACTATTCTTCGAACCCGGGGAATCGCCGGCGGTCATTCGCTGCGCATAATTCAGAACCAATTCTTTGCCGATCAGCGCTGATGTGTCCTTACCCAGTTGCTTGGCGAAATCGTTATGCAGGATGACCTCTTCAGCCTGCGGCCCGGAAAAGAATTTCCCCTTCAGGTTGTCGAATACCTCGCGTTCCCGCGAAGACTGAGGAAGCGCCGCGACGGGAGCAAAATGTGATTGCTCTCCGAATCGCATTTCAGCCATAAAACGGATCTCGGGATAGACCTCAGTGACATTAGGAAGCGTTGCGATCTCCTGCTGCGCCTTGATATCCAGCGCCCTGACTTCTTTTGGCTGCGTGTCGGGCCGGCTGCCCATGCTGTTGAACTGATCCCACTCCCGGGATGTAATGATCACGGAGTCGAACAGACCGGAGCGGTTCAGGCGTTTCGTGGCTAGCTGCTGCAGTCCAATTCCCAGCGACAGCATCGCCACCAGCGAAGCCACACCCACCGAAACCCCGAGGGTGGTTAAAGAGTTTCGCAGAAGCGAATCGCGCAGATGTTGGACCGCGAAACCCAGGAGATCGCCAATTCGCAGGACTGGCTTGCCGTTAGCCATACGAGTAGGACTTTCAGTCTATACTGAGCATTAACAGCTTAGACTTTCGAGCCAGACCAGGGTTCACCTCAAACGGGTTGTAACCAGCTAGCACGTGTGTACCTCTTCGTGTACGTAACCGTTCCTTCCCACGGCAGTTTCTAAATAGGAGGGATGTGTCCTTCCAACGCTTTACCGACACCGACCAGGGCCGAAAATGGCTAACCCAGCCCTGGATTCGGAGTCTAATTCGGGAGGGAGGCGTACAAGCTGATATGAAAGTTCTGTTAAAAGGGCTGACGTTAGTCGAGTAGGGCGATAATCTCCAGTAGTTCGGTTAAACCCTGTGTAACTGGTCGCTTGGCTCTTCCCATGTTTGACACGAGGCGATTCTCCTTATTGGGGAACCTTCAGCACGGGACCCTCGTAGCTATTGCAGGGCTGGCCCGTAATTTGGAGTCGCGATGACCCTCACGCAGTTCGTTGCCAAGAACACGTTTCGGAATCGCCGCCGCAGCATTCTCACGATTATCAGTATCAGTGTTTCCCTCCTGCTGCTTACGCTGATGATGACCATCTGGCGAGCCTTTTACATAGACAGCGGCCCACCGGAATCGGCCCTGCGCCTGATCACGCGCCATCGGGTGTCGCTGACTTTCGCTCTGCCCATGGCCTACCGTGAGAAGATTCGCGCCATTCCTGGTGTGGTCAACGTCGCTCCCGAGAACTGGTTTGGCGGCAGGTGGAAGGACGACAAGCCAGAAAACTTCTTTCCTCAGTTCGGAACCGATCCGGAAGAGATCACCAAGGTCTACACCGAATGGAGAATTCCCCCTGATCAGTTTCAGACCTGGATCCACGATCGGACCGGCGCGCTGGTCGGCCGCACGTTGGCGAATAAACATGGCTGGAAGCTTGGCGACCGCATCGTGCTGCAGGGAACGATTTTCCCGACCAACCTGGAACTTAGCATTCGCGCCATCTATGACACCGACGACCCCGACGCTGCAAATGTTGTGTATTTCAATCAGAAGTATGTTTATGAATCGGTCAAATACATGAAAGATCAGGTCGGAGTCTTCGCCATTCGCGTGGATTCTCCAGAAGCCGTTCCCAGGGTGGCCAAAGCCGTCGACGATATGTTCCGCAACTCGCCCCAGCCTACGAAGACCGAAACCGAGAAGGCATTCGGTCTGAGTTTTGTTGCCATGCTGGGAAATGTAAAGGCGTTCATCCTGGGGATTTCGCTGGCGGTGGTGTTCGCGATTCTGCTGGTTTCCGCCAATACTATGGCGATGTCAATCCGCGAGCGGGTACGCGAAGTGGCGGTGCTTAAGACACTCGGATTCACGCGTGGCGGCATCCTGGCATTGTTTGTGGGTGAGGCGATCTCGCTGGCGCTGGTGGGCGGTATTTTAGGAGCGCTGCTCGCCACATTTCTAGTGAGAGCAATTGCCGAGAGTGGACAGTTTTTCGGCCCTGGTCTTAGGGTGACATTTCCCACAATGGTGGTCGCCCTGCTGGTCGCCGCTTTTGTGGGCTTCGCCAGCGCGTTTCTGCCTTCTTACCGGGCGTCTTCGCTGAATATTGCCGAGGGACTGCGGCATTTGGGCTAGAACACTGAGAACAGAGGAACGGGAGCAATTTTGCATGGCGATTCCGATTTCCTACAACATCCGTAATCTGCGTTTGCGGCTGGGAGCAACTGTGATGACCGCGCTCGGCATTGCCCTGACGGTCGCGATTGCCATCTTCATCATGGCGCTGCTGAGCGGACTCAAGCAGGCGTTTGCGAGTACCGGCAATGCGCTGAACGTCATGGCGATGCGCAAGGGATCCGACTCCGAACTCTCCAGCATTATCAGCCGCGAGCAGTTTGGCGTGATCAAGGATCTACCCGGAATCGCGAAGGATTCCCACGGTGATCCCCTGGCTTCAGGCGAGATGATGGTGGCGATCGTGCTGCCGCGCTCGGACGGAACCGGCGAAACCAACGTCAGCGTTCGAGGCATGAATCCTGTGGGCTTTGAGATGCGCCCCGAAATCAAACTCGTCGAGGGTCGCTGGTTCGCAACCGGACAACGCGAAGTCGTCGTCAGCAGGTCGATCAGCAAACGCTTCGCGAATGCCAACATTGGCAATACTCTGCAGTTTGGTAAAGGATTGTGGACGGTGGTAGGGGTCTTTGACGGTGCCGGCTCTGCCCACGATTCTGAAATTTGGGCTGACGTCAATCAGATGGCTTCCGATTTTGATCGCCCAGTCTTTTCCTCGGTCGTCTTGCAGGCTAGTGATGCGGTCGCGGCCGATGCGCTCGCCAATCGCTTGAGCGATGACCAGCGGCTTAAGCTGGACGGCATGTCAGAGAACAGCTACTTCGACAAGCAAACCCGGAGCGGCGCCGCGATCAAATTTGTAGGGACGCTGGTGGCCATCATCATGGCGATTGGCTCCTGCTTCGCAGCTATGAACACGATGTATGCGGCGGTGGCCTATCGGGGGCGGGAAATTGCCACGCTGCGTGTTCTTGGTTTCTCGCGGCCAAGCATCCTCACGTCTTTTGTCTTCGAAGCGTTGTTAATTTCGCTGGTCGGGGCCGTAATAGCGGTGATTCTGATGCTCCCATTCAACGGCCTGACCACCGGCACCTCGAACCAGGTGACCTTCAGCGAGGTAATTTTTCAGATGAGGATGACTCCGGCCGTGATTGCGACGGCCATTCTGTTTGCAGCCCTTATGGGAGTGCTGGGCGGTCTGGCGCCGGCCTGGCATGCGGCAAGGCAGAATATTCTGGCAGCCTTGCGAGGATAAGCACGGCTAGAATTGAAAGGCAATGTCCACCAAGCTTGACGAACTCAAATCGCTGCGGATCGAAGACTCGCACCGCACGGGGGCGAGCGAGCCGAAGTGGTCCAAGCGTTGGATCCTTACCGGCATCGGCATACTCGTGCTCCTCGGAATCGCCGCCACCGTCTACCGCATTACCGCCTCTACCGCGCCGGAAGTGGAAGTCACGCGTGCCGTTGCCGAGAGCAGTTCGGCGCCCGGGGTAATCTTGAATGCCTCCGGCTACATCGTGGCCCACCACAAAATCAACGTGAACTCCAAAGTCACCGGCCGCGTAGCCTGGGTGGGGGTAGAGAAGGGCGACAAAGTCAAGGAGGGCCAGGTAGTTGTCCGGCTCGAAGACCAGGAATTTCGCGCTCAATATGAGCAGGCGCGGGGTAATTTGGAGTACGCCAAGGCCCGGCTGGCGGAGCTTGAGGCGGGCTCTCGTCCGCAGGAAATTGAGCGTGCCCGGCACGATCTCGAACAAGCCAAGGCCACGCTGATCGATGACAAAGCCAATCTGGACCGCACGCGCCCGCTGGTGGCTGAGGGCGTCATGTCCCGCCAG
This Terriglobales bacterium DNA region includes the following protein-coding sequences:
- a CDS encoding MGMT family protein, which codes for MFDAFRRTIRQIPKGKVSSYGAIAHAAGYPGSARQVAWALHVSDGLPWHRVVGSGGKILLTGHSAQEQRLRLEMEGVVFAGARIPMKMYEFKFLSGQQQKKKRKRKSKGKKQGSIGSGPGRSLRSGRSL
- a CDS encoding ABC transporter permease, which translates into the protein MAIPISYNIRNLRLRLGATVMTALGIALTVAIAIFIMALLSGLKQAFASTGNALNVMAMRKGSDSELSSIISREQFGVIKDLPGIAKDSHGDPLASGEMMVAIVLPRSDGTGETNVSVRGMNPVGFEMRPEIKLVEGRWFATGQREVVVSRSISKRFANANIGNTLQFGKGLWTVVGVFDGAGSAHDSEIWADVNQMASDFDRPVFSSVVLQASDAVAADALANRLSDDQRLKLDGMSENSYFDKQTRSGAAIKFVGTLVAIIMAIGSCFAAMNTMYAAVAYRGREIATLRVLGFSRPSILTSFVFEALLISLVGAVIAVILMLPFNGLTTGTSNQVTFSEVIFQMRMTPAVIATAILFAALMGVLGGLAPAWHAARQNILAALRG
- a CDS encoding ribonuclease HI family protein gives rise to the protein MSDLTAYIDGGSHGSPGPSGIGIVIEHPGGERLRISKWIGHQDNNVAEYVALLEVLQHALVLRATVLRVFSDSELVVKQMTGEYACNSPRLYSLNWTCRRLARFLEFYITHIPRELNREANLLANHAVRSRQGAGLLEAPAGP
- a CDS encoding YceI family protein, coding for MTFWRRPQLPFVVVLLLAANSLFAAPRAIDTERSTITIRVFKSGLFSAFADNHDISGTIASGRLDQDARKVELTIRSADLKVIDLSLDPAKRQEVQTRMVGPEVLDVEHYPEIRFTSRSVEPRGDSGDKREWLVQGELTLHGQTRPLSLHVTE
- a CDS encoding FtsX-like permease family protein, which gives rise to MTLTQFVAKNTFRNRRRSILTIISISVSLLLLTLMMTIWRAFYIDSGPPESALRLITRHRVSLTFALPMAYREKIRAIPGVVNVAPENWFGGRWKDDKPENFFPQFGTDPEEITKVYTEWRIPPDQFQTWIHDRTGALVGRTLANKHGWKLGDRIVLQGTIFPTNLELSIRAIYDTDDPDAANVVYFNQKYVYESVKYMKDQVGVFAIRVDSPEAVPRVAKAVDDMFRNSPQPTKTETEKAFGLSFVAMLGNVKAFILGISLAVVFAILLVSANTMAMSIRERVREVAVLKTLGFTRGGILALFVGEAISLALVGGILGALLATFLVRAIAESGQFFGPGLRVTFPTMVVALLVAAFVGFASAFLPSYRASSLNIAEGLRHLG
- a CDS encoding ABC transporter permease; its protein translation is MANGKPVLRIGDLLGFAVQHLRDSLLRNSLTTLGVSVGVASLVAMLSLGIGLQQLATKRLNRSGLFDSVIITSREWDQFNSMGSRPDTQPKEVRALDIKAQQEIATLPNVTEVYPEIRFMAEMRFGEQSHFAPVAALPQSSREREVFDNLKGKFFSGPQAEEVILHNDFAKQLGKDTSALIGKELVLNYAQRMTAGDSPGSKNSGSGEATEQLFSSGFSIVRKQQRLKIVGVMEGEPEPALRGTNRARVFIPTQLAQSMNIMLGSDLREIARSTSSGMTFLALTARVGKPSQVEAVEDAVKKMGFSAFSMLDASRSLRRFFTVVDLFLGIFGSLALAVASLGIVNTLVMAILERRHEIGVMKAVGASQADVRRLFFAEAGAMGFIGGVIGVAFGWAIGRLINAGTNAYLRSRDLTGDTFWAVPWWLVAGAIGFAIIVSLVAGVYPAARAARLDPIQALRYE